The following is a genomic window from Burkholderiaceae bacterium DAT-1.
AACCCTTCTCGGCGCACAGTTTCTTCAGTGCATGGAAGATTTCAGCGCCGCAACGCAGGGCTTCACGGAAGCTCTTGGCACCCACCGGCATCACCATGAATTCCTGGATATCCAGGCTGTTGTTGGCGTGTGCGCCGCCGTTGATCACGTTCATCATCGGCACTGGCAGGCTCATCGGACCTGCGCCACCAATGTAGCGATACAGCGGCAGACCTGCGTCTTCGGCTGCAGCCTTGGCTACGGCAACCGACACTGCCAGAATGGCATTCGCACCCAGACGACCCTTGGTATCGGTGCCATCCAGCTCGATCATGGTCTTATCGATAAAGGACTGCTCGGAGGCATCCAGACCCAGCAAGGCTTCGCAGATTTCGGTGTTAACGTGCTCGACAGCCTTCAACACACCCTTGCCCAGATAGCGACCCTTGTCGCCATCACGCAGTTCCAGCGCTTCCTTTTCGCCAGTGGAGGCACCGCTCGGCACAGCCGCACGACCCATCACACCGCTTTCCAGCAGCACATCGGCTTCAACAGTCGGGTTACCGCGAGAATCCAGCACTTCGCGGGCAACAATTTCAACAATTGCGCTCATCTTGCGTTCCTTGCTCAATCAAATGATTTCAAAACCAGTTAACCACCTGCATCGTGCGCCAGAGCACCACAGGTAATCAAGCAAATCGTACCTACCAAAATGTAATTGCCCGTCAATTACTTACATGCATGACGGGCAACAGGCATTACATCGACAACTCGGGAAATGGCTGGCTCTTCACCAGCTTATCCAGCGCGACCAGTGTGGTCAGAAGTTCCTGCATACGTGGCAAGGGCCAGGCATTCGGACCATCGCACAGCGCCACCGCCGGATCGGGATGGGTTTCCATGAAGAGACCCGACACACCTGCAGCCACTGCAGCCCGCGCCAGTACAGGGACCATCTCGCGGAGGCCGCCCGAACGATCGCCCTGCCCGCCCGGTAACTGAACCGAATGCGTGGCGTCAAACACCACAGGGCAACCAGTTTCGCGCATGATGGCCAGACTACGCATATCGGACACCAGATTGTTGTAGCCAAAGCTTGCACCGCGCTCGCAAGCCATGAAGTTGTCTGCGTTCAGGCCGGCTTCCAGCGCAGCTTCACGCGCCTTATCCATGACATTCTTCATGTCACCGGGCGCCAGAAACTGACCCTTCTTGATATTCACCGGCTTGCCGCTCTGTGCACAGGCGCGAATGAAATCAGACTGACGACACAGGAACGCCGGGGTTTGCAGTACATCCACCACGGCGGCGACAGGCTTGATCTGATCGACATCATGGATATCGGTCAGAACCGGCACACCCACCTGCTCGCGCACTTTGGCGAGAATACGCAGGCCTTCATCCATGCCAAAACCACGGAAGCTCTTGCTACTCGAACGGTTGGCCTTATCGAAGCTCGACTTGTAGATGAACGGAATACCGATTGCCGCAGCCATTTCTTTCAGCTGACCAGCCGTATCGATTGCAAACTGCTCACCTTCGATGACACAGGGGCCCGCAATCAGAAACAGCGGCTTGTCCAGACCAACTTCGAAACCACAGAGATTCATGTGTTTCCTCAAGCATTGAATTATCTAAATGGCTGGGGAAGGGAGAAGAGTGAAGGGGGAAGGGTAGACTGGCTCACGCACTACCCGCAGTCCCTTCCACATTCACTATCACTTTCACTTCCTGATGCCAGAAAGAGAGAACCAATCAGGGTAGAAAGCAACACCCTTCCCCCTTCTCCCTTCCCGCTTCTCAGTTGTTAACAGCTCAACCCTTCGCGGCCATGCTCTTTGGCATAGGCAATCGCGGCTTCAACGAACGCCTTGAACAGCGGATGGCCGTCACGTGGGGTGGAGGTGAATTCCGGGTGGAACTGACAACCGAAGAACCAGCGGTGATCCTTGATTTCCACCGTTTCACACAGGTTGTTGTCGTCCACCGAGCGTCCGCTGACGGTCAGGCCGGCAGCTTGCAGGCGCGGCAGGTAGTGGTTGTTCACTTCGTAGCGATGACGATGACGCTCGACGATGCGCTCTGCACTGTAAATCTTCGCGGCCAGCGAACCCGCTTCCAGCTGGCATTCCTGCCCGCCCAGACGCATGGTGCCGCCCATGTTCGAATTTTCGTCGCGCACTTCGATCTTGCCGTCGCGGTTCACCCACTGATCAATCAGGGCGACCACCGGATACGGGGTTTCCAGCGTGAATTCGGTGGAGT
Proteins encoded in this region:
- the kdsA gene encoding 3-deoxy-8-phosphooctulonate synthase, whose protein sequence is MNLCGFEVGLDKPLFLIAGPCVIEGEQFAIDTAGQLKEMAAAIGIPFIYKSSFDKANRSSSKSFRGFGMDEGLRILAKVREQVGVPVLTDIHDVDQIKPVAAVVDVLQTPAFLCRQSDFIRACAQSGKPVNIKKGQFLAPGDMKNVMDKAREAALEAGLNADNFMACERGASFGYNNLVSDMRSLAIMRETGCPVVFDATHSVQLPGGQGDRSGGLREMVPVLARAAVAAGVSGLFMETHPDPAVALCDGPNAWPLPRMQELLTTLVALDKLVKSQPFPELSM